TACCGGCATCGCGCTGGGTCAGGCGCTGGTTGCGGCCCTTGGCGACAAGAAGGGCATCAACCGCTACGGCGAATGCCATCTGCCGATGGATGATGCGCAGGTGCGCTGCGCGCTGGACCTGTCGGCGCGCCCGTTTCTGATCTGGAATGTGAATCTTCCGACCCAGAAGATCGGCACTTTCGACACCGAACTGGTGCGCGAGTTCTTTCAGGCTCTGAGCACCCATGGCGGCATCACTCTGCACATTGATCAGCTGCATGGCTTCAACAGCCACCACATCGCCGAAGCGGCATTCAAGGCTGTGGCCCGCGCGTTGCGCACCGCCGTGGAGACAGATCCGCGCAAAGGCGATGCCATCCCATCGACCAAAGGCGCGCTGTAAGATGCTGACCGCGATTATCGACTATGAATCCGGCAATCTTCACTCTGC
The nucleotide sequence above comes from Phaeobacter inhibens DSM 16374. Encoded proteins:
- the hisB gene encoding imidazoleglycerol-phosphate dehydratase HisB, with translation MRSAQITRKTAETEITVEINLDGTGAYDNQTGVGFFDHMLDQLSRHSLIDMTIRAKGDYHIDDHHTVEDTGIALGQALVAALGDKKGINRYGECHLPMDDAQVRCALDLSARPFLIWNVNLPTQKIGTFDTELVREFFQALSTHGGITLHIDQLHGFNSHHIAEAAFKAVARALRTAVETDPRKGDAIPSTKGAL